One window of the Podospora pseudopauciseta strain CBS 411.78 chromosome 4, whole genome shotgun sequence genome contains the following:
- a CDS encoding hypothetical protein (EggNog:ENOG50KOG1205; COG:I; COG:Q), which yields MSSSTSAPITSTRPVWLVTGASSGLGLEVAIEAAKLATVVAIGRDHHGLELAANAGCRTVELDLRASAEHISSVIADIIKTAGRVDVLVNAAGYILEGAVEETSDAELEDIFLTNVFAPIRLARAVLPHMRRTGAGVIFNVAGIGGFSGSPNAGAYCSSKAALATFTEALQRETGPLGIRVCLVQLGHFRTAFLKAGHRLHTALRIVDYDPVLDPLRKAFNGLDGHQPGDPGKAARALVHIASLDADSIPTLLALGSDVVPAELSAHEAKRQAFLAHDTWTNSMGFDA from the exons ATGTCCTCGTCCACGTCCGCCCCGATAACATCAACAAGGCCGGTGTGGCTAGTGACCGGCGCATCTTCTGGACTCGGTCTAGAGGTGGCAATTGAGGCAGCAAAACTGGCGACGGTTGTTGCTATTGGTCGGGATCATCACGGACTTGAACTCGCAGCGAACGCAGGATGTCGCACGGTTGAGTTAGACCTGCGTGCCTCGGCTGAGCACATTTCCTCTGTCATTGCCGACATCATCAAGACAGCGGGCCGAGTGGACGTTTTGGTGAATGCGGCTGGTTATATCCTTGAAGGTGCAGTGGAAGAGACAAG TGATGCTGAGCTTGAAGATatcttcctcaccaacgTTTTTGCCCCCATTCGTCTCGCGCGTGCAGTGCTCCCCCACATGCGGCGTACAGGGGCTGGTGTCATCTTCAACGTGGCCGGAATCGGCGGATTCAGTGGCAGTCCAAATGCAGGAGCATATTGCTCTTCCAAAGCAGCATTGGCTACGTTCACTGAGGCTCTGCAGAGAGAGACGGGCCCATTGGGGATTCGTGTGTGTCTAGTTCAGCTTGGACATTTTAGAACTGCATTCTTAAAAGCCGGACACAGGCTTCACACTGCGCTGCGCATTGTTGACTACGACCCAGTGCTAGACCCACTGCGGAAGGCTTTCAACGGATTGGACGGACACCAACCCGGTGACCCTGGGAAGGCCGCAAGAGCGTTGGTCCACATTGCAAGCTTAGATGCAGATAGCATTCCTACGCTGCTCGCCCTAGGGTCCGACGTAGTTCCTGCGGAGTTGAGTGCCCACGAAGCCAAACGACAAGCATTCTTGGCACACGATACATGGACCAACAGCATGGGGTTTGACGCCTGA
- a CDS encoding hypothetical protein (COG:K; EggNog:ENOG503Q159), translating to MEDENRTRQRGRKRWTEEEDSILYEEAMKQSTTGNVRDWHRIATKLPGRTNKDCRKRWVNKVCGGLKKGLWDPEEDRRLQSAVEKHGLRWPLIAAEVGYRSPDQCAKRWQYGLDPRLKHREWTTEEDKLLLSLVQERGREWKAIQHSHYPSRSRIDLKNRYTILMRRLNNPSHQDVFQDEDGSDTSSVISAGDASDDGTGTTAATTISTHSGSSSHRLHSRQGSRVSAASDQVVAQSNTHSQHVEVSLGTGHPHVEQLEADFNASDWLDSSAFSLIPTTTAQHAGSVDPLSLTSFLDHHSSGLHHDTAMMSSTWEDPFSASAAPQAYHLSGFHLSTSTYPQTAGLTTTTATADDHDVGKGDVEMEGMVAFDPTLLLADTTGTDSYSTEPIQSTAGPEQVPRSEQNVGGELGSGDDEDVSKVVIAVEGCDKDTLDYLLNVTRPIKGRVKMEITM from the exons ATGGAAGATGAGAACAGAACTCGTCAACGCGGCCGCAAACGATGgaccgaggaagaagatagCATCCTCTATGAAGAAGCTATGAAACAAT CCACCACGGGAAATGTCAGAGATTGGCACAGGATAGCCACCAAGCTGCCGGGGAGAACAAACAAAGATTGTCGCAAACGATGGGTCAACAAAGTCTGTGgagggttgaagaagggaCTCTGGGACCCCGAAGAAGATCGTCGACTCCAATCAGCTGTAGAAAAGCATGGGTTAAGATGGCCACTCATCGCTGCTGAGGTGGGCTATCGGAGCCCTGACC AATGTGCAAAAAGGTGGCAATATGGGCTCGACCCAAGATTAAAGCATCGAGAGTGGACAACAGAAGAG GACAAGCTGCTGCTTTCTCTTGTGCAAGAAAGAGGACGGGAGTGGAAGGCTATTCAGCATAGTCACTACCCATCGCGATCACGGATCGATCTCAAGAACCGCTACACAATTCTCATGCGCAGACTAAACAACCCCAGCCATCAAGATGTCTTtcaggatgaagatggctcTGACACCAGCTCTGTCATATCAGCTGGCGACGCGAGTGATGATGGAACCGgcacaacagcagccacaacAATCAGTACGCATAGCGGCTCATCATCACACAGGCTGCATTCAAGACAGGGCTCCAGAGTGTCTGCTGCGTCTGATCAAGTAGTGGCGCAGTCCAACACACACTCGCAACATGTTGAAGTCAGCTTGGGGACGGGACATCCGCATGTGGAGCAGCTTGAAGCAGACTTCAACGCGTCGGACTGGCTTGACTCCTCAGCCTTCTCCCTcatacccaccaccacagctcaGCACGCAGGAAGCGTTGATCCATTATCGCTGACGTCGTTTTTGGATCATCACAGTTCAGGGTTGCATCACGATACAGCTATGATGTCTTCAACCTGGGAAGATCCGTTTTCAGCGTCTGCTGCCCCGCAAGCTTACCACTTGTCTGGGTTTCATCTTTCCACAAGCACCTATCCTCAAACGGCCGGCTTAACGACGACCACAGCCACCGCTGATGACCATGATGtagggaagggggatgtAGAGATGGAGGGAATGGTTGCTTTTGACCCGACCCTCCTTCTCGCTGATACCACGGGCACGGACAGCTATAGCACAGAGCCTATCCAATCCACCGCGGGACCAGAGCAGGTCCCACGATCGGAACAGAATGTGGGAGGAGAGTTGGGGtccggtgatgatgaagatgtgAGCAAAGTGGTCATTGCAGTCGAAGGATGTGATAAAGATACATTGGACTATCTACTCAATGTCACTAGACCAATCAAGGGACGTGTGAAAATGGAGATTACTATGTGA